One part of the Microtus ochrogaster isolate Prairie Vole_2 chromosome 16, MicOch1.0, whole genome shotgun sequence genome encodes these proteins:
- the Camlg gene encoding calcium signal-modulating cyclophilin ligand codes for MEPGTVSTDGGDRPAGPSGLSASQRRAELRRRKLLMNSEQRINRIMGFHRPGSGAEEENQTKSKSQDSDKLNSLSVPSVSKRVVLGDSISGGTTDQPSGVADVQGTQLGDKLDSFIQPAECSSNDGGELRQRSRGDPTAGAAQRASHHGLEQYLSRFEEAMKLRKQLISEKPSQEDGSTAEEFDSFRIFRLVGCALLALGVRAFVCKYLSIFAPFLTLQLAYMGLYKYFPKGEKKVKTTVLAAALLLSGIPAEVINRSMETYSKMGEVFTDLCVYFFTFIFCHELLDYWGSEVP; via the exons ATGGAGCCCGGGACTGTATCCACCGACGGCGGGGACAGGCCAGCGGGCCCCTCGGGGCTGTCCGCTTCTCAGCGTCGAGCGGAGCTGCGGAGGAGAAAGCTGCTCATGAACTCCGAGCAGCGCATCAACCGCATCATGGGCTTTCACAGGCCCGGGAGCGGCGCGG aagaagaaaatcaaacaaaatcaaagtcCCAGGACAGTGACAAACTGAACTCTCTCAGTGTTCCTTCAGTTTCAAAGAGGGTGGTGCTTGGTGATTCGATCAGTGGCGGAACGACTGACCAGCCCAGTGGTGTGGCAGATGTTCAGGGTACCCAGCTGGGAGACAAACTGGACTCATTCATTCAACCAGCAGAGTGCAGTAGTAACGATGGCGGGGAGCTCCGCCAGCGGAGCAGAGGTGACCCCACGGCAGGCGCAGCCCAGAGGGCTTCTCACCACGGCCTTGAACAGTACCTTTCCAGGTTTGAGGAAGCCATGAAACTGCGCAAACAGCTCATCAGTGAGAAGCCCAGCCAGGAGGACGGAAGCACAGCGGAGGAATTTGACTCTTTTCGAATATTCAGATTGGTGGGGTGTGCTCTTCTTGCCCTTGGCGTCAGAGCTTTCGTTTGCAAATATTTG tCTATATTCGCTCCATTTCTTACTTTGCAACTTGCGTACATGGGACTATACAAATATTTTCCTAAG GGTGAGAAGAAGGTCAAGACCACAGTGCTGGCAGCTGCACTCTTGCTGTCTGGCATTCCTGCTGAAGTGATCAATCGCTCCATGGAGACCTATAGCAAGATGGGCGAGGTTTTCACGGATCTCTGTGTCTactttttcactttcattttttgcCATGAACTGCTTGATTATTGGGGTTCTGAAGTACCCTGA